Proteins from a genomic interval of Tenacibaculum sp. SZ-18:
- a CDS encoding dihydrolipoamide acetyltransferase family protein — protein MARFELKLPKMGESVAEATITSWIKEVGDMVEMDDTVVEVATDKVDSEVPSEVEGKLVEILFEKDDVVQVGQTIAIIETEGEEGEAVVQETMKEVVSETPTTAKEIEESIAEVKESVGSLDTSGSDRFYSPLVKSIAKTEGISVVELENIKGTGKEGRVTKSDILGYLENRGAQSTPEAKSVPVQTNIAKPKQEVSTPVSISGNDEIIEMSRMGKLISKHMVASVQTSAHVQSFIEIDVTNVVNWRNKVKKAFQQREGDKLTFTPIFMQAVAQTIKKHPLINISVDGDNIIKRGNINLGMAAALPDGNLIVPVIKNADQLSLVGMTKQVNDLAQRSRANKLKPDEIQGGTYTVTNVGSFGSITGTPIINQPQVAILALGAIVKKPAVIETPEGDLIGIRHKMIVSHSYDHRVVNGALGGMFIKTFKDIIEAWDVNQDF, from the coding sequence ATGGCAAGATTTGAATTAAAACTTCCTAAAATGGGTGAGAGCGTTGCAGAAGCAACAATTACTTCTTGGATTAAAGAAGTAGGAGATATGGTGGAAATGGATGATACCGTTGTGGAAGTAGCTACTGATAAAGTAGATAGTGAAGTACCTAGTGAAGTTGAAGGAAAACTTGTTGAGATTTTATTCGAGAAAGATGATGTAGTACAAGTTGGTCAGACTATTGCAATAATTGAAACTGAAGGAGAAGAAGGAGAAGCGGTAGTCCAAGAAACTATGAAAGAGGTTGTCAGCGAAACTCCTACTACAGCTAAAGAGATAGAGGAATCTATAGCTGAAGTGAAGGAGTCAGTAGGATCTTTAGATACCTCGGGTAGCGATCGTTTTTACTCTCCATTGGTAAAGAGTATAGCAAAAACTGAAGGGATTTCAGTAGTTGAACTTGAAAATATTAAAGGTACTGGTAAAGAGGGAAGAGTAACAAAAAGTGATATTTTAGGTTATCTTGAAAATAGAGGAGCCCAATCAACACCAGAAGCAAAGTCTGTACCAGTGCAGACGAATATTGCTAAACCTAAGCAAGAAGTTTCTACACCTGTTTCAATTTCTGGAAACGATGAAATTATTGAAATGAGTAGAATGGGTAAATTGATTTCAAAGCACATGGTTGCCTCAGTTCAGACTTCGGCTCATGTTCAATCTTTTATCGAAATTGATGTTACCAATGTTGTAAACTGGAGAAATAAGGTTAAAAAGGCATTCCAACAAAGAGAAGGGGATAAGTTAACATTTACTCCAATCTTTATGCAAGCTGTCGCACAAACTATTAAAAAGCATCCATTAATTAACATTTCAGTTGATGGTGATAATATCATTAAAAGAGGAAATATCAATTTAGGAATGGCTGCAGCACTGCCTGATGGAAATTTAATTGTACCAGTAATAAAAAATGCTGATCAATTAAGTCTTGTAGGAATGACAAAGCAGGTGAATGATTTAGCTCAAAGATCTAGAGCTAATAAATTAAAACCCGATGAAATTCAAGGCGGAACATATACAGTAACAAATGTTGGTAGTTTTGGTAGTATTACAGGAACTCCAATTATCAATCAACCTCAAGTTGCTATTTTAGCGCTTGGAGCGATTGTTAAGAAACCAGCTGTAATTGAAACTCCAGAGGGAGATTTAATTGGAATTCGTCATAAAATGATTGTATCTCATTCTTATGATCATAGAGTTGTGAATGGTGCTTTAGGAGGAATGTTTATAAAAACGTTTAAAGACATTATTGAAGCTTGGGATGTGAATCAAGACTTCTAA
- a CDS encoding DUF1731 domain-containing protein, with protein MDIPITILSTGVALSKDGGALQKMNTPLFLSVLENGKQYVPCINIEDLCNLYVKATENDTFIGIYNGIASDHQSNSTFTKALGKALKKILTPINIPGIILKTVLGELALIVLEGSRVSSAKTKKT; from the coding sequence TTGGATATTCCTATTACTATTTTAAGTACTGGAGTTGCACTAAGTAAAGACGGTGGAGCTTTACAAAAAATGAATACACCTCTATTTTTATCAGTACTAGAAAATGGAAAACAATATGTTCCTTGTATTAACATCGAAGATTTATGCAATTTATATGTTAAAGCTACAGAAAATGATACGTTTATTGGAATCTATAATGGTATAGCCTCAGATCATCAAAGCAATTCAACTTTTACCAAAGCTTTAGGGAAGGCACTCAAGAAAATACTTACACCAATTAATATTCCTGGTATCATCTTAAAAACAGTTTTAGGTGAATTAGCTCTAATTGTTTTAGAAGGTAGTCGAGTTTCATCAGCAAAAACAAAAAAAACATGA
- a CDS encoding ligand-binding sensor domain-containing protein gives MIQDNYGHTKFICLFMLFISSHTYSSYKNGLFKNYTAIDGLSSSEVYDITQDNLGYIWFATDRGLTRFDGKNFKRYTISEGLPDNTILNFYEQPDGTIWCSTMNHKIFYFKNEKDGFNLYKYNEILSKNISNNRVINNLVITEEKELLLTFNNLDLFLEIDRKGNVLNRPVRQVSENKLVNIKILQDKAGVVFVDRHDVFNTKGALTIEDLLTGIAGPSFNGIVNYNKTNNIRCVYIRNWYFIIYPNNDVEKREVPFYKEKVAIKAGKIEDDLLWIGYQYGGAIIMDLNGDIKQHFLKDKSVTKVFKDHEGGVWVSTLNSGVFYCKEPLIDYHSCSSFPTELAKDNDDNLVVAFHNGEVKTKENEEGDFEILYNSNNMFPVFIGHDKSVNQLYIEELNSPKINNSRMKINNDQVYGISDDEIFTDSFGKSYVKIYKNDTKKEIKVPERIYDISKKENYILIGTQNGLYQYNNSKLKSLKGESDLFRHRISDIDIKNDKAYIATMGRGIVIKQEDTILNINKKEGLLSDICTEIYVEDPYTFWVGTNRGINRITLYKNNTFDIDSISSKEGLVCSEILDIEIIDKQVWIASREGLFSFPKNIFDRIRKKYRKWLHIDKIVTNQKHYSVKDIIEIEPFKKNSKIHFKAISFKSEGNNEYRYKLKSNEPWYYTKSESIDLSHLAFGKYQLILQVKSTNGKWLESIEKSIIVYPPFWKTSWFFLLIASCVGVLIYIFFKFQVLVFRNYQLKIIYKALLNRLRSKEQHLYVNIKSNGKIVKLFSNKIGYFKSSRNYIEIFTQDKKYLVRKKLDDFYKDLPDSIEFTKVHRSYYVRMDKISEIKGNKEVYIFNNAIPVSKTYADNLKRISA, from the coding sequence ATGATACAAGATAATTATGGACATACGAAATTCATATGTCTTTTTATGCTTTTTATTAGTAGTCATACCTACTCATCTTATAAAAATGGTCTATTCAAGAACTATACAGCAATAGATGGTTTATCTAGTTCGGAAGTGTATGATATTACCCAAGATAATTTAGGGTATATTTGGTTTGCCACAGATAGAGGTTTAACCCGTTTTGATGGTAAAAACTTTAAACGTTACACAATTTCTGAAGGATTACCTGATAATACCATTCTTAATTTTTACGAGCAACCAGATGGAACAATATGGTGTTCAACGATGAACCACAAAATTTTCTACTTCAAGAATGAAAAGGATGGTTTTAATCTTTACAAATACAATGAAATTTTATCTAAAAATATTTCCAATAATAGGGTTATTAATAATCTAGTGATAACTGAAGAAAAGGAGCTCCTACTCACGTTTAATAATTTAGATCTATTCTTAGAAATTGATAGGAAAGGTAATGTTCTCAACAGACCAGTCAGACAAGTAAGTGAAAATAAACTAGTCAACATAAAGATTCTTCAAGATAAAGCTGGTGTCGTTTTTGTGGATAGACATGATGTTTTTAATACTAAAGGGGCGCTAACAATAGAGGATTTATTAACAGGAATAGCCGGTCCAAGCTTTAATGGAATAGTGAACTACAATAAAACTAACAATATACGATGTGTCTATATTAGAAACTGGTATTTCATAATTTATCCAAATAATGATGTTGAAAAAAGAGAAGTTCCTTTTTACAAGGAAAAAGTAGCCATCAAAGCAGGTAAAATTGAGGATGATTTATTATGGATTGGATATCAGTATGGAGGAGCTATAATAATGGATTTAAATGGGGATATAAAACAACATTTTCTTAAGGATAAATCTGTTACAAAAGTTTTTAAAGATCACGAAGGAGGTGTTTGGGTAAGTACCTTAAATTCAGGAGTTTTTTATTGTAAAGAACCTTTAATAGATTATCACTCTTGTTCTAGTTTTCCTACGGAATTAGCAAAAGATAATGATGACAATTTAGTTGTTGCTTTTCATAACGGTGAGGTCAAAACTAAAGAAAATGAAGAAGGTGATTTTGAGATTTTATACAACTCAAATAATATGTTTCCTGTATTCATAGGTCATGATAAAAGTGTTAATCAATTATATATAGAAGAGTTGAATTCTCCTAAGATTAACAATAGTAGAATGAAAATTAATAATGATCAGGTTTATGGTATTTCTGATGATGAGATTTTTACAGATAGCTTCGGGAAAAGTTATGTTAAAATTTACAAGAATGATACTAAAAAAGAGATAAAAGTACCTGAACGAATTTATGACATTTCAAAAAAGGAAAATTATATATTAATTGGAACACAGAATGGTCTTTATCAATATAATAATTCGAAATTAAAATCATTAAAAGGTGAGTCAGATTTATTCAGGCATCGTATTTCAGATATAGATATTAAAAATGACAAAGCATATATCGCCACGATGGGAAGAGGTATCGTTATAAAACAAGAAGATACTATTTTAAATATTAATAAAAAAGAAGGGTTACTAAGTGATATTTGTACCGAGATTTACGTAGAAGATCCTTATACATTTTGGGTGGGAACCAATAGAGGAATTAATCGTATAACATTATATAAGAATAACACATTTGATATAGATTCAATATCTTCTAAAGAGGGGCTTGTATGTAGTGAAATTCTAGATATTGAAATTATTGATAAGCAAGTTTGGATCGCTTCAAGAGAAGGGTTATTTAGTTTTCCTAAAAATATATTTGATAGAATAAGGAAAAAGTATAGGAAATGGCTACATATAGACAAGATAGTCACTAACCAAAAACATTATTCGGTTAAAGATATTATTGAAATAGAACCTTTCAAAAAAAATAGTAAAATACACTTTAAAGCGATATCGTTTAAAAGTGAAGGGAATAATGAATACCGTTATAAACTAAAATCAAATGAACCTTGGTATTATACTAAGAGTGAATCTATAGATTTATCACATTTAGCCTTTGGAAAATATCAACTTATTTTGCAAGTTAAAAGTACAAATGGAAAATGGTTAGAATCAATAGAAAAGTCGATTATTGTATATCCTCCATTTTGGAAGACATCTTGGTTTTTCCTCCTTATTGCTTCGTGTGTAGGAGTTTTAATTTATATCTTTTTTAAATTTCAAGTATTAGTATTTAGAAATTATCAGTTAAAAATAATATATAAGGCACTTTTAAATAGACTACGATCAAAAGAACAGCATCTTTACGTCAATATCAAAAGTAATGGAAAAATAGTTAAACTTTTCTCAAATAAAATTGGTTATTTTAAGTCGTCTAGAAATTACATAGAGATTTTTACTCAGGATAAAAAGTATTTAGTAAGAAAAAAACTAGATGATTTTTATAAAGATTTACCAGATTCAATTGAATTTACTAAAGTACATCGTTCTTATTATGTTAGAATGGATAAAATATCTGAGATAAAAGGAAATAAGGAAGTATATATTTTTAATAATGCGATCCCAGTTAGTAAAACTTATGCAGATAACTTGAAGCGGATTTCAGCTTAA
- a CDS encoding TIGR01777 family oxidoreductase, translated as MAKILITGGTGLIGEVLENKLIQKNHEVQILTRNPRKENHFKWDIKNNYIDEKVFENLDYIIHLAGAGIADKKWTKTRKKELIDSRVESANLLFSKVTELKVPLKRFISSSGIGFYGAITTENIFTEEDKPASDFISEICIKWENAAQQFQDLDIPVTILRTGVVLSKDGGALQKMNTPLLLSALGHGKQYVPWIHIEDLCNLYVKATEDDTFIGIYNGIAPDHQTNSTFTKALGKALKKIVTPINVPGFILKTVLGELAVIVLEGSRISTVKTEEEYNFKFKTLKSAFEDIYNKKNCLK; from the coding sequence ATGGCAAAAATCTTAATTACAGGAGGAACCGGATTAATTGGAGAAGTTCTTGAAAATAAACTAATTCAAAAGAATCATGAGGTACAAATTTTAACGAGAAACCCAAGAAAGGAAAATCATTTTAAATGGGATATTAAGAACAATTACATTGATGAAAAAGTCTTCGAAAATCTCGATTATATAATACATTTGGCAGGTGCAGGCATTGCCGATAAAAAATGGACTAAAACTAGAAAAAAGGAATTAATTGATAGTAGAGTAGAATCAGCTAACCTCTTATTTTCAAAAGTAACAGAATTAAAAGTGCCTTTAAAACGTTTTATTAGTTCTTCTGGAATTGGATTTTATGGAGCTATTACTACAGAAAATATTTTTACGGAAGAAGATAAACCTGCCTCTGACTTTATTTCTGAAATATGTATTAAGTGGGAAAATGCTGCCCAACAGTTTCAAGATTTGGATATTCCTGTTACTATTTTAAGAACTGGAGTTGTACTGAGTAAAGACGGTGGAGCTTTACAAAAAATGAATACACCTCTATTATTATCAGCACTAGGACATGGAAAACAATATGTTCCTTGGATTCACATTGAAGATTTATGTAATTTATATGTTAAGGCTACAGAAGATGATACGTTTATTGGAATCTATAATGGTATTGCCCCAGATCATCAAACCAATTCAACCTTTACCAAAGCTTTAGGCAAGGCACTCAAGAAAATAGTTACACCAATTAATGTTCCTGGTTTCATCTTAAAAACAGTATTAGGTGAATTAGCAGTAATTGTTTTAGAAGGTAGTCGAATTTCAACAGTAAAAACTGAAGAAGAATATAATTTTAAATTTAAAACACTTAAAAGTGCTTTCGAAGATATTTATAATAAAAAAAACTGTCTAAAGTAA
- a CDS encoding zinc-dependent metalloprotease, which produces MFTKRPRLVLTAFLALFMLSITDVNAQRRKKKKEKDSKAKTEIPKKKKKPKKTIADLTKKSNKIEGLFTVYQDSITGDVKLLVKKDQLNKDFIYFSQIADGVTEANAFRGSYRGSTVFHIKKHFNKIEFVAPNTSFYFDKNNAISRSSVANTSDALIESSKILATDEEKGEYLINANGLFLSEALTRVKQPSFPGRSPFSFKLGRFDKNKSKINSIKNYPENTNIKTEYVYNNPTVLNRGSRAIKDGRYVSIKVFHTFMNMPEDGYEVRFDDPRVGFFTTEVNDMTSTETINYRDLVHRWRLVKKDPSSAVSEPVTPITWWIENSTPLEWRQTITEGVLAWNEAFEKAGFKNAMIVKVQPDNANWDAGDVRYNVLRWTSSPNPPFGGYGPSFVNPRTGEILGADIMLEFVHFTNRVQLDKIINSVSSFENKEETIEYAFLNKDNHMFCSAGHLMHENTLFGQTVLAATGATDMEMEGMKKEAMKSLIMHEVGHTLGLNHNMKASQLFSPAELADAKLIEGKCLTGSVMDYAGINLTLDRTKQGQYYDMAVGPYDIWAIQFGYTPFNNKTEMDALLAQSTKPELIFGNDADDMRSPGKAIDPRVMTGDLSNDQIGYSVDRFKIVNNMMKKLKSSMTSNGESYEELRNAYYILNGQTARAADVISRFIGGVYVDRAMHGQEGATKPYTPVSYADQKRAMNALKTYIFAPNAFKAPQDLYNYLARQRRGYNFFSGPEDPKIHAQVLGYQRRVLRHILHPNTLQRISDSELYGNKYKLSEFMTDLNNAIFKNDIYASVNSFRQNLQTDYTKMLLNMIDGKNKNRFTNASKAMALYNLKRIKTWVGNATGDVMTKAHKNQLKTLITNTLKDVK; this is translated from the coding sequence ATGTTCACTAAACGACCAAGATTGGTCTTAACCGCATTCTTGGCGCTTTTTATGTTAAGTATTACTGATGTAAATGCGCAAAGAAGAAAAAAGAAAAAAGAAAAAGATTCTAAGGCAAAAACTGAAATACCCAAAAAAAAGAAAAAACCAAAAAAGACTATTGCTGATTTAACTAAAAAGAGTAATAAGATTGAAGGACTTTTTACAGTTTATCAAGACTCCATTACTGGTGATGTAAAATTATTAGTTAAAAAAGATCAATTAAATAAAGATTTCATTTACTTCTCTCAAATCGCAGATGGTGTAACTGAAGCAAACGCATTTAGAGGTTCTTACAGAGGCTCTACTGTTTTCCACATTAAAAAACATTTTAATAAAATTGAGTTCGTAGCCCCGAATACTTCATTCTACTTTGATAAAAACAATGCTATTTCTCGATCATCAGTTGCAAATACGAGTGATGCATTAATTGAAAGCTCTAAGATTTTAGCAACAGATGAAGAAAAAGGAGAATACTTAATCAATGCTAACGGATTATTTTTATCTGAAGCATTAACTAGAGTAAAACAACCAAGTTTTCCTGGTAGATCTCCTTTCTCATTTAAATTAGGTCGTTTTGATAAAAACAAATCGAAGATTAATAGTATTAAAAACTATCCTGAAAACACCAATATTAAAACAGAATATGTTTATAATAATCCAACTGTTTTAAATAGAGGTTCTAGAGCAATTAAAGATGGAAGATACGTGTCTATAAAAGTTTTCCATACGTTCATGAACATGCCAGAAGATGGATACGAAGTTCGTTTTGATGATCCTCGTGTTGGTTTCTTTACAACAGAAGTTAATGATATGACAAGTACAGAAACTATTAATTATAGAGATTTAGTTCACCGTTGGAGATTAGTTAAAAAAGACCCTTCGTCAGCAGTTTCAGAACCTGTGACTCCAATTACTTGGTGGATTGAAAATTCTACACCTTTAGAATGGAGACAAACCATTACAGAAGGAGTTTTAGCTTGGAATGAAGCTTTTGAGAAAGCAGGGTTTAAAAATGCTATGATTGTAAAAGTACAGCCAGATAATGCAAATTGGGATGCAGGCGACGTTCGTTACAATGTTTTACGTTGGACTTCTTCTCCAAATCCTCCTTTTGGTGGATACGGACCAAGTTTTGTAAACCCAAGAACTGGAGAAATTTTAGGAGCTGACATTATGCTTGAATTTGTACATTTTACCAATAGGGTACAATTGGATAAAATTATAAATAGTGTTTCAAGCTTCGAAAACAAAGAAGAAACAATTGAATATGCTTTCTTAAATAAAGATAACCATATGTTTTGCTCTGCTGGACATTTAATGCATGAAAATACTTTGTTTGGACAAACTGTGCTAGCTGCAACTGGAGCAACTGATATGGAGATGGAAGGAATGAAAAAAGAAGCGATGAAATCGTTAATAATGCATGAAGTTGGACATACTCTAGGATTAAATCATAATATGAAAGCCAGTCAATTATTTAGTCCTGCCGAATTAGCAGATGCTAAATTAATTGAAGGAAAATGTTTAACTGGTTCTGTTATGGATTATGCCGGAATTAACCTAACACTTGACAGAACTAAGCAAGGTCAGTATTACGATATGGCGGTTGGACCATATGATATTTGGGCTATTCAGTTTGGTTATACTCCATTTAATAATAAAACTGAAATGGATGCTCTTTTAGCACAATCGACAAAACCAGAATTAATCTTTGGTAATGATGCTGACGATATGCGTTCTCCAGGAAAAGCAATTGATCCAAGAGTTATGACTGGTGATTTATCGAATGACCAGATTGGTTATTCAGTTGATCGATTTAAAATCGTAAACAATATGATGAAAAAATTGAAGTCGAGCATGACATCAAATGGAGAATCATATGAAGAATTGCGCAACGCTTATTATATATTAAATGGACAAACAGCTCGTGCCGCTGATGTAATTTCGAGATTTATTGGTGGAGTTTACGTAGATAGAGCAATGCACGGACAAGAAGGAGCTACAAAACCCTACACTCCTGTTAGTTATGCTGATCAAAAGAGAGCTATGAATGCTTTAAAAACATATATTTTCGCACCAAATGCCTTTAAAGCACCACAAGATTTATACAACTATCTAGCAAGACAAAGAAGAGGATATAACTTCTTTAGTGGACCAGAAGATCCGAAAATTCATGCACAAGTGTTAGGATATCAAAGAAGAGTATTACGTCATATTTTACACCCGAATACGTTGCAAAGAATCTCTGATTCTGAATTATACGGAAATAAATACAAGTTATCAGAATTTATGACTGATTTAAACAATGCTATTTTCAAAAATGATATTTATGCTTCTGTAAATTCTTTCCGTCAAAACCTTCAAACTGACTACACCAAAATGCTTTTAAACATGATCGATGGAAAAAACAAAAATCGATTTACCAATGCTTCAAAAGCAATGGCTTTATACAACTTAAAAAGAATTAAAACTTGGGTTGGAAACGCAACTGGAGATGTTATGACAAAAGCTCATAAGAACCAATTAAAAACTTTAATCACGAATACTTTAAAAGACGTGAAATAA
- a CDS encoding M23 family metallopeptidase: protein MQLRVFIIIAIVLCSYLNAQKKPSYLFFEINNNKTKVFAHNKLGCPTHVKVLHNTTKSLKSYNVKAYEKKNILSFDGKDTITFLKDYQFKMRYGPVKYISNYDTLYNYALPFLKGKRYKIIQGHNTKFTHNGLSKYAIDFRMNVGQTICAMRDGVVVGLKKDSNKGGRNKKYRSDGNYILLYHEDGLFTQYIHLKKNGVLVKNGDSVKKNQPIGYSGNTGYSTEPHLHFGVFKITKEGFTSIPYLLDSIPSKKYRKGKYAYKR, encoded by the coding sequence ATGCAGTTAAGAGTATTTATAATTATCGCTATTGTATTATGCAGTTATTTAAATGCTCAAAAAAAGCCAAGTTATCTCTTTTTTGAAATTAACAATAATAAAACTAAAGTTTTTGCTCATAACAAACTTGGCTGTCCAACGCATGTTAAAGTTTTACATAACACAACAAAATCTTTAAAAAGCTATAATGTAAAAGCTTATGAGAAAAAGAATATCCTTAGTTTCGATGGAAAAGACACAATAACTTTTTTAAAAGACTATCAATTCAAAATGCGATACGGACCAGTAAAGTATATCAGTAATTATGATACACTCTATAATTACGCATTACCATTTTTAAAAGGAAAACGATACAAAATAATTCAAGGACATAATACAAAATTTACACACAATGGTTTATCTAAATACGCCATTGACTTTAGAATGAATGTGGGACAAACTATTTGTGCAATGAGAGATGGTGTTGTTGTAGGATTAAAAAAAGATTCGAACAAAGGAGGAAGAAATAAAAAATATCGAAGCGATGGTAACTACATTCTTCTCTATCATGAAGATGGATTATTCACACAATACATTCATTTGAAAAAAAATGGTGTTTTAGTAAAAAATGGTGATTCTGTAAAAAAAAATCAACCAATTGGTTATTCAGGAAATACTGGGTATAGTACAGAACCCCACTTACATTTCGGTGTTTTTAAAATAACAAAAGAAGGGTTTACATCAATTCCCTATCTCCTTGATTCCATTCCTTCTAAAAAATATAGAAAAGGAAAGTATGCATATAAAAGGTAA
- a CDS encoding M28 family peptidase, with protein sequence MKRIIYIIPILLIPLLGFSQTDTKIYDIINSISADGIQSDIETLANFGTRHTLSDTISETRGIGAARRWIKKEFDKISRECNNCLEVFYQKDLVKKGTNKRITKDVWVVNVVAIQRGTKNPNSFIAMSGDIDSRITDPNNFTDDAPGANDNATGMAGALEAARVLSNYKFDNSIIYVGLSGEEQGLFGGKGLANFAIEKNWNIIGVMNNDMIGNIKGVDGIIDNRTFRIFSEPTPPTETANQRRARRFYGGEVDGISRQLARYIYKTTKTYMPEMNPKMIYRLDRFGRGGHHRPFNDVGFAGIRIMEAHENYTQQHQDIRTENGIEYGDKLKFVNFEYTKKLTAVNAINLASIASAPLAPKNVGIGGIVQASAKLSWQPVKEAKGYKIYWRDTTSPTWDHFKYVEDITEFTLDGIILDNYFFGVSAIGKNGHESIVSFPTKIIR encoded by the coding sequence ATGAAACGAATCATTTATATAATACCTATTCTATTAATTCCACTACTTGGCTTTTCTCAAACAGATACTAAAATTTATGATATTATAAACAGTATTTCTGCTGATGGAATTCAAAGTGATATTGAAACTCTTGCGAATTTTGGGACAAGACATACTTTAAGTGATACTATTTCTGAAACACGTGGAATCGGAGCTGCTCGTAGATGGATAAAAAAGGAGTTTGATAAAATTTCAAGAGAGTGTAATAATTGTTTAGAAGTTTTTTATCAGAAAGATTTAGTTAAAAAAGGAACGAATAAAAGGATAACGAAGGATGTTTGGGTTGTAAATGTAGTTGCTATTCAAAGAGGAACTAAAAATCCAAATAGTTTTATTGCTATGAGTGGAGATATCGACTCAAGAATCACAGATCCAAATAATTTTACAGATGATGCTCCTGGCGCAAATGATAATGCTACAGGAATGGCAGGAGCTTTGGAAGCAGCTAGAGTTTTAAGTAATTATAAATTTGATAATAGTATTATTTATGTGGGCTTATCTGGTGAAGAACAAGGACTATTTGGAGGAAAAGGTTTGGCAAACTTTGCTATTGAAAAAAATTGGAACATTATCGGTGTTATGAATAATGATATGATTGGCAATATAAAAGGTGTGGATGGAATTATTGATAATAGAACTTTTAGAATTTTCTCTGAACCTACTCCTCCGACTGAAACAGCAAACCAAAGACGCGCTAGACGTTTTTATGGTGGTGAAGTTGATGGAATCTCAAGACAATTGGCTCGTTACATTTATAAAACAACGAAAACTTATATGCCAGAAATGAACCCTAAAATGATTTACAGATTAGATCGTTTTGGTCGTGGAGGTCATCATCGTCCGTTTAATGATGTAGGATTTGCTGGTATAAGAATAATGGAAGCTCATGAAAATTACACACAACAACACCAAGACATTCGTACTGAAAATGGAATAGAATATGGTGATAAACTAAAATTCGTGAACTTCGAGTATACCAAAAAATTAACGGCTGTTAATGCTATTAACTTAGCTAGTATCGCTTCTGCTCCACTCGCTCCAAAAAATGTGGGAATTGGAGGAATTGTTCAAGCTTCTGCAAAGTTATCTTGGCAACCAGTTAAAGAAGCTAAAGGATATAAAATTTATTGGCGGGATACTACATCTCCCACTTGGGATCATTTTAAATATGTAGAAGATATTACTGAATTTACATTAGACGGAATTATTCTTGACAATTATTTTTTCGGTGTGAGTGCCATTGGTAAAAATGGTCATGAAAGTATTGTGAGTTTTCCGACAAAAATAATTCGCTAG
- a CDS encoding DUF6249 domain-containing protein → MEVAIVFMFLFAVIFGIFYLFYSTRNKERLALIEKGADAKIFMQGEKKKSTLTGRMIVLNFSLLLMGIGLGVFLALLLTTYTRLDEEAVYPAMIFFVGGLGLFSGFFLTKKLEKES, encoded by the coding sequence ATGGAAGTAGCAATTGTATTTATGTTCTTATTCGCAGTAATTTTTGGAATATTTTATCTTTTTTATTCAACTAGAAACAAAGAAAGGTTAGCATTAATTGAAAAAGGAGCAGATGCTAAAATATTTATGCAAGGAGAAAAGAAAAAGTCAACATTAACAGGAAGAATGATTGTTCTAAACTTTTCATTATTATTAATGGGAATTGGTTTAGGTGTTTTCTTAGCTTTATTATTAACAACTTACACAAGATTAGATGAAGAAGCTGTGTATCCAGCGATGATATTTTTTGTAGGTGGTTTAGGATTGTTTTCTGGATTTTTTCTTACTAAAAAACTGGAAAAAGAAAGTTAA